A genomic region of Nymphaea colorata isolate Beijing-Zhang1983 chromosome 2, ASM883128v2, whole genome shotgun sequence contains the following coding sequences:
- the LOC116248881 gene encoding abscisic acid 8'-hydroxylase 2-like, with product MRLRKPVQASLLPDSIRSTVADVDAVAISVLASWSHGNVVHVFSGIKQVSPRPNTFLPFGTGIHSCPGNEFAKLEMLVLVHHLVTKYRSDLVGAMDF from the exons ATGCGACTGAGGAAGCCGGTTCAGGCCTCCCTTCTCCCCGACTCCATCCGCTCCACCGTCGCCGACGTCGATGCAGTTGCCATATCCGTCCTGGCTTCGTGGAGCCATGGCAATGTTGTCCACGTCTTCTCCGGGATAAAGCAG GTTTCACCAAGACCAAATACCTTCTTGCCATTTGGTACTGGAATCCATTCTTGCCCTGGCAACGAATTCGCCAAGCTTGAGATGCTTGTGCTTGTCCACCATCTTGTAACCAAATATAG GTCTGATTTAGTTGGAGCGAtggatttttga